A window of Hordeum vulgare subsp. vulgare chromosome 5H, MorexV3_pseudomolecules_assembly, whole genome shotgun sequence genomic DNA:
TTTCTCATATGCATGCTCGTTGTAGTGCAATTTACATTTCACGGGATGCGGACTTGATTTTGCAAGCAACCAAACATGATATAGAACATGGCCCAAAGACTGGATGCCCTCAAACAGGCTCCGGGGAAATGTGAGTAGTGTGCTAACACCCAAACAAGCCATGTACGGGAAACACTTCCTACCAGTAGTCTGAGGCGACGCAAACGCCAGACCACCTATGATCCGTCGATGCCTGGTTAATCCCACGGTTAAAGCCTAGGTGTTGCTACCtcacaaaaacaaaaactggtgCTAACGACCGTATTTGACGCACCACACATGCCCAAATCCCTCTCCTATTGAATGTCTCCCTTAACCTTCGTTCTTCTCTATCTCTCTACCTCCGCCGCACCTCCCTCCGAGCTCGTCTTCAACAACGCTGCCCCTATGCTCTTTGATGGCGCAGCCTAGATTCCTTCTCCTGCACAATGTGCTTCCTTCCCACCTCGTCGCTGAAGATTACAATCCACCGTCGACGAACTAATCCACCATGCTTCTCAGATCCAATCCCCTTTATGGACCTACTACTCGATGCCATCCCAAGTGACCTCGGTGGTCCACCATCCAGGCATTCGTTTGTCATGCCCTCCGTCTCCATCGTGTTTGCTGCCAAACGAAGTGCCTGGACCCTGGAGGTTTGAACTACGGCCAGGAAAACCAAGAGTAGCCTCCGATCCTTTTGCCCCCAAGTCCTTCCTCTGAATCAAAGGTATGCATTGCTTGAATCGACTCCATTCCATCATCATATATCCCCATGCATAGATTATTATCAATATGATGTTTTCAGTAACCAGATTTGTAAGCATCTGATATGAGCTTTGACATCCGAGTTTGTTTGCATCGATGGATGAAATTGGTTTGTAGATCACAAATTGATCCATGCACATACTTGTGTGGATCAGTCGATCAGTCATTGCAGGTTTATAGTTATAAAGTTATAAGGTATGAATTACGTTCTAATAAAAACAAAAAGATTCCTGACTTTATTCTATGTATTTTCCAGTCTAAATAGTTTGGGGCACTAGAAACACACTTCTACTATTTACTGTACTTGCTATTGCATTGTCGAGAGAAATCTTTGTATTTAAACACTTTCATCATGCTTCTTATATTTCATACATATACTAACAGGGGCAAGCTGAAAATATACGTTTTTCTTTGTTGAATAATGCCGAATCGAATCCAAAATACAAGGATGGCGCCATAGCATGTATGAAAACTGCATGCTTCCTTACAAGGTAATGTGGGATTCTCCACTTCTCTATTGTATCATATATGTAATACCTGTTGTTGCCTCGTACCATCTATAGTTATGCACCATGTCTAATGGATGCATATTTTTAAGCAGTTTTGTGTTGGCACGTACCATGTAATACCTGTTGTTGCCTCGTACCATCTATACATGGGATGCATATTCCGATGGGCACAACCAGGGACATATGGAGGTAACGAATGCATGCACTAAGAAGTGTGATGCCACTTGCATCTTCCCTACAACGAGAACGGCCGCAAGCGAAGGGAAGCATATCTACGGCCCATAGGGAACATACCATATTGACTTAAGAAAGCGTAGTATGCATTGTTGGTGACTTGAACGAAATAAATATGTatcatgtttgaaacttattgTAGGAGCGTACGAAGCAGGAAGCAAACTTATGGTCGGTTATAAGCAAATTATTTTGGCCATGGCAACAGTTATTTATTGGATGCAACCAAACTTTCTTGTCTTGGAAACTTGATAAAAAACATATATGCAACCCAAATTTATGATATGCTAACAAATTCTTAGATGCATTTTTTTGTTACACGGAAGCAAAGTGCTTGAACACATTTTTTTTTTGTTACGCCCAAACAAGTTTGGTTGAGATCGAACCAAATTATCTTGCGAGTGGAAGCAAAGTTTTGCTGCATATTGAAAACAAAATAATATGTTACATGGATGCATTTTTCATTGAAGCAAATTCGTTCGGTACGAGAAGCAAAAAATATTGTCTAAGAAAAACATTGAATGAAGCACCTCAAAAGAAGCTAGTATGAAAATAGAAGAGTTTGGATAGAAAGAATGTTTTCACGGAGATGCTTCCATTGCATAAAAATAATGCTTCAGTCAATACAAAACATATTTTCTATCATAAAAGGATGCTTCTATAGATAAACAATAATGCTTCCAGGATACCTTAGTATGCTGTGCTACCCAAAAATACATCTCCAATAATAATTATTTTCTTGTAGTTACTTTTGACGAAACTAAACCACAACTTACCAAAAATAAAATCTGAAAATAAAGATATTTAACGTGATTTATGCAAAGCAATTTCAACTAGCGGTCAAGTAAAACCAGTTTGTTACGTACTAGGACGCAGTCAAGGAAGCAAAGAAAGTCAGCGAAGGTGTCGGACGTGTTTAGCGGAAGCTGTTACACGAAGTAATCAATTAATGAGCCAATCTAACAAACTAGGTGTGGGTCATGCTAACAGATTGGACGGACATTATGCTTCTAATCCAATAACGCCGGACTAGTCTGATGGGAGGCAAGGGATCAGTAGTCTGATCCCTAGCGCTGCCCTTTTGTGTTACATATCCGACTTGCTGCAATAAAAATGTTTAGAATGTGTAATAATGCCCGCTGCAACCTATCTAAGAAAACACAGATGGCAAAAAACATTTGCAATATAAGAAAATCGCTTTGAAGCATACATTCAAAATAGTTCCAACACGTCGCTCGTgggtacacaacaaacatcattaCACACTTGCAGTGTGTTGAAACGGACGGAACCTCCGAACCTGTGTAATTTTCATTTGGGGCTCCGGCACGAGCTTATCTACAATAGCAAGCGCCACGAGCCCCCACcgaagaggagggggaagaagcCACGTGAAAATGCTGCAAGCCTGTGAGGAGACCAGCGCTGGTTCAGGACCAAGAAGAGACTCACGCTTCGTGGACGGAGAAAAGAAGAGCGAGTCACGATTGAGTTGCCATtaggtttgcaaaaaaaaaaattaggattctTACcctagttttatcctatgcatgacATTCGTTTTCATAGAATTGGAGATAATAGATTTCATAGAATTGTGTCCATATTAGACTGATTCCTAACGATTGTCACCATTAGGCGAGGCCTCGTGGAAAAAATTCCCAAGGACTGAAGTGGATAGGGCATCCTAATTCTTTACTTTTTTCTATTCTTTGATTTCGAAATCATGTAAACGGAATGAGGCCTAAGTATACAGCAGGATGCATGTGTGGCGCCCAGTTTCCTGCTGATATCGACAGTAAGATGATGCCTGGGTGAACTATGAATGGGCCATTTTATTTGTCCCGGAAATAAAATGTCGTAGACATACATGAGAAACCCTAATAAATTGCTGGATCACCTACATATATAGCCATACAACCATACAGAGGAAGAGTACACGCACGGGGCTCACTGCAACCGTAGTCCTTGTGGTTTGTATTCACAGCAAAGTTTCAGTTCCTGTATACCCCAATCTTCAGGTTCTTGTTCGGGCTGAAAACACCTTATTCATGTCTGGCGAATCGAGACTGTACTCGCCGATTTGGCGCTTCTTCATGCCGCCACGACAGGGTAGGAGGCGCAGGTAGCAATAGCTGCATCATTTACAGGGTCGAGTCAGTATCGCCTCATGAGTGCGCTGTGTCCTGAAGAGCAAACGTAAGATGGAAGTGCACACGGAATGGTACTCACCACACATGTTCTTGCCCATTTCCATCTTGAAGTAACCATTGTCACCCCAGTCGGCGCCCCACGAGTTCTTGATGAGCCAATACGGGACGCCGTTCTCCACACCATAGCCGACTGCCAAGACGGCGTGGTTCACGTCCTAGTAGTTTCAGCAAAACTTGCATTTTCAGAACAAAATTGCAGAACAGTGTAGAGATACAAGACAGAAGAAAGCACATTAACTGAAGATTGAACTTAAATAGCTGATGATAAACTGGTACATGGTTTGATACTTTGATGGGCTACGGTTTAGTAGTACTCACATCAGGGGTAGTGCCACAATGGTCGCTGGTGTAAACTCCGCTCTTGTACTGCCTGAAACCGTCAATCACCTGAAAGGCCACACTCACTGGGCGAACCAACCCGACGGCGTTCTTCAGTTCATCCTCGGCATTCTTACCAAGAAAAAAAAGCATCAACCAAAACTTAGGTTAGCTGAATCTAAATAGTTAACATCAACCGAAATTAGAAGGGGTTCCTTTTCCTTACCAGTGTGATGTTTACTGAGTCCAAAACCTGAACCGCAGCATTTTCAGCCTTGTAATGGCAGACGCCATTGACACCCTTGTAAGGGTAGGACTCCTCAGTGTCGATCCCCCCATTGTATTTGATGTACTCAAACGCCTGGGATGGAAGGCCTCCGTTGCATCCAAAGTTATTGAACCCACCAGCACAGTCAACCAGCTgttgctcagaaagagagatgTTCTTTCCAGTGGCCTGAGTATATGCTGCCTCAAGTGCGCCAGTAGTGCTGCAAGAATAAGTATATGAATTCAATTGCTTTGTTTGTGGAACAACCCATTTACTCTTTTTCTATTTGAGGAAATGTTCTAGGAAATGAGCTATCTTCTCGATTGACAATCACATAAAACTGCGCAATGCTGAAAATATGGCATGaccatattttttatatatatagagCCTAAACATGGCATGGGCAAGATTTCAGTATCTGTCATTTTACTTGTAGCTAGGCTACTTCAGTATTACTTAATACAGTAGATGCCAATGAGAATACTTTTGtatagaaaatgggaaaaagttACATGGTAAGTTtattattaaaatgcttaaatcgTACCCAATCACACAAATTCAGATAACATGATAACATACAAATCTAAATCTATGTTTTCATGTCAGTCTAGGCCTTCAGACTGAAAGTGAACTCGTGATGTAACTACTGAATTTTACCGTGATCACAAAGTTTTCGGGTAATTAGGGTAAGTAACCTCATTGAATATCGTGATCTATATTTATCTGTATGCCACTTGATCGAATAATTGCTTAAAATTGGGTGCATTTTACAGTCTTTTTTTAACGTTCCTTGGATGTTCACCGTAAACTGTTGCAAAAGTTGTgaagcaaattcttcaactgatGCTTATGTTACTAGCTTCATATGGCACTGTAACCTGTGTGCATTTGGAATTGCATTCGCCTGACGATATTTGAAAGATATATTACTTCTATTTAGATGTGGGAATAATGAACAGGAGGCATGAAAGGCCCCACAAGATAGCGACTGGTCACCAAACACCAACTGAAAGAAGACCATGAAATCAATGTACTATACATAATTATATTAGTTGCtcagttatttatttatttatttatttgctcGCATGTCACACGAGCGCAGTATTTTAACTCCATTGCTGTACACTTCCAAATAATTCATGATTGTGTCTGATGAAAAAGATCTCAAGTATACTCAACCACCGCTCTTGAGAGCCAGCATTTTTCAACTATGGCAATGGATTGATCTGTCGGTCCCCATCCTGGGCCATCAGATGCAGTTTTTAATACTAGTACTTTATTAGAAGCAGCACGATTCAAAGGCGCGTCCACACATATTACTTTGAGGGCGATGATTGAATTGAAGTCTCTTTGTTCTATGGCGCAGACAATTAACTGGATCGGATCGATCATTCTACTTCCTGTCGGATATCATATAGTATGAACGTCAAG
This region includes:
- the LOC123396943 gene encoding thiol protease aleurain; amino-acid sequence: MAHARVLLLALAVLATAAVAVASSSSFADSNPIRPVTDRAASTLESAVLGALGRTRHALRFARFAVRYGKSYESAAEVRRRFRIFSESLEEVRSTNRKGLPYRLGINRFSDMSWEEFQATRLGAAQTCSATLAGNHLMRDAAALPETKDWREDGIVSPVKNQAHCGSCWTFSTTGALEAAYTQATGKNISLSEQQLVDCAGGFNNFGCNGGLPSQAFEYIKYNGGIDTEESYPYKGVNGVCHYKAENAAVQVLDSVNITLNAEDELKNAVGLVRPVSVAFQVIDGFRQYKSGVYTSDHCGTTPDDVNHAVLAVGYGVENGVPYWLIKNSWGADWGDNGYFKMEMGKNMCAIATCASYPVVAA